The following are encoded together in the Triticum dicoccoides isolate Atlit2015 ecotype Zavitan chromosome 6B, WEW_v2.0, whole genome shotgun sequence genome:
- the LOC119319987 gene encoding glycerol-3-phosphate 2-O-acyltransferase 6-like: protein MAPRPGTAAMSRFPPVSSYDAAARERRTAASDLDGTLLASSSAFPYYFLVALEAGGYLRALALLLLAPFILLLYTAVSEPAAIGLLVFATFTGLRVRDVEAVARGVLPRHYAAGVRADSWEVFRGCGAGRRVVVTASPAVMVSPFVREFLGAEVAGTELGTFCGRFTGLISGGVLVAGRKREVVERLFAGGDMPDVGLGDRESDHDFMAICKEAYMVPTNKRAPRAAPDALLSRVVFHDGRLVRRPDPAHALFMVSFDEKSALAYLPVGFALAVLHVLISLSVLRHLVRHTYRLTGIRLAVRGTAPPAPRDGSPGSLLVCNHRTALDPIIVAVALGRPVTCVTYSVSRLSMAISPIPAVALARDREADAARIAALLSSGRDVVVCPEGTTCREPCLLRFSALFAELTDRIVPVALEASQSTYYGSTARGWKALDPWFFYMNPRPGYKVTFLPALRPEDTCGAGGRSAVDVANHVQAVIAKELGYRCTTLTRKDKYMKLAGNDGTVATAGDDGRKFA, encoded by the exons ATGGCGCCGCGCCCCGGAACGGCGGCGATGAGCAGATTCCCGCCGGTGTCGTCCTACGACGCGGCAGCGCGGGAGCGCCGCACCGCGGCCTCCGACCTGGACGGCACCCTGCTCGCCTCCTCCTCCGCGTTCCCCTACTACTTCCTCGTGGCGCTCGAGGCCGGCGGGTACCTCCGGGCCCTCGCGCTGCTCCTCCTCGCCCCGTTCATCCTGCTGCTCTACACCGCCGTCTCCGAGCCGGCCGCCATCGGGCTGCTCGTCTTCGCAACGTTCACGGGGCTCCGGGTGCGGGACGTGGAGGCCGTGGCGAGGGGCGTCCTCCCGCGGCACTACGCCGCCGGGGTGCGCGCCGACTCGTGGGAGGTGTTCCGGGGGTGCGGCGCGGGCAGGCGGGTCGTGGTCACGGCGTCGCCGGCTGTCATGGTGAGCCCGTTCGTCCGCGAGTTCCTGGGGGCCGAGGTGGCTGGCACCGAGCTCGGGACCTTCTGCGGGCGATTCACCGGGCTCATCAGCGGCGGGGTGCTCGTCGCCGGGAGGAAGAGGGAGGTCGTGGAGCGGCTGTTTGCCGGCGGGGACATGCCGGACGTCGGGCTCGGCGACCGCGAGAGCGACCATGACTTCATGGCCATCTGCAAG GAAGCGTACATGGTGCCCACGAACAAGCGCGCACCGCGGGCCGCCCCCGACGCTCTGCTGTCCCGCGTCGTGTTCCACGACGGCCGCCTTGTCCGCCGGCCAGACCCCGCGCACGCGCTCTTC ATGGTCTCTTTTGACGAAAAATCCGCGCTGGCCTACCTCCCCGTTGGCTTCGCCCTGGCCGTGCTCCACGTCCTCATCAGCCTCTCTGTCCTGCGGCACCTCGTGCGCCACACGTACCGCCTGACCGGCATCCGGCTCGCCGTGCGGGGCACGGCCCCGCCGGCGCCGCGCGACGGCTCCCCGGGGTCCCTCCTCGTGTGCAATCACCGCACGGCGCTGGACCCCATCATCGTGGCCGTGGCGCTGGGGCGGCCTGTGACGTGCGTGACCTACAGCGTGAGCCGGCTGTCGATGGCCATCTCGCCGATCCCGGCGGTGGCGCTGGCGAGGGACAGGGAGGCCGACGCGGCGCGCATCGCGGCGCTGCTGAGCTCTGGGCGCGATGTGGTAGTGTGCCCCGAGGGGACGACGTGCCGGGAGCCGTGCCTGCTACGGTTCTCGGCGCTGTTCGCGGAGCTGACGGACCGGATAGTGCCTGTGGCGCTGGAGGCGTCACAGTCGACCTactacgggtcgacggcgagggggTGGAAGGCCTTGGACCCGTGGTTCTTCTACATGAACCCGCGGCCGGGGTACAAGGTGACGTTCCTGCCGGCGCTCCGGCCGGAGGATACGTGTGGCGCTGGCGGTAGGAGCGCCGTCGATGTGGCCAACCATGTGCAGGCGGTGATCGCCAAGGAGCTCGGGTACCGGTGCACGACGCTCACCAGGAAGGACAAGTACATGAAACTCGCCGGAAACGACGGCACAGTAGCAACCGCCGGCGACGATGGCAGGAAGTTTGCATAA